The segment AAGATGCAATAAACAAAGATGGGAGTAAAGGTAAGGAAGGTTgttgatagtgtgtgtgtgtgtgtgtgctttattcCAATGCTGTCtcagcactctctctctctttcacatgTGGTTCATATTTAAGCCATAGTGCTGTTCCACTGGACGATTTGGCTCTGTTTTCCTGGTCCCACATTCCCAGCTTTTTTCTCTGACTCTCTGCTGTGCTTTGAGTTTTTATATAATATGCATTttgacaacaataacaacatttataaacatttttgatttacatatttttttcagAAGCAGCACATTGGATAACATTCATATGATGTAgcctatatatattttttatctgGAGAAAATGATGATATAATGCATGATCTCTATGAAAACAGCAGGATGAGTACTAGAACTATAAGtagacaaaataacataaataaacataagaTTCATGGACTAAGATTCAAAATTGATGCATTTTACAGCATTTCACAtttgtacaaaaacaaatgtacatGCTGACTACAATAAGACCTTAATTGACTCCTTTTGTCGAAAAGGtctaaaaatatgaaagaaaaatcTCATTTTTCTTTTGATTAAATTATCTGGTTTTACTGGGCTGTAAAATGAAGGCGCCATCATTAGTTATACGAATTTCTGTGGTTACAGATGAAGTCCGCATCATCACCCcagcaccaccacacacacacctttctccATCCATCCCTTTTTTAATATCTCCTTCCTAGTCAAACTCTGTAACCCCTGCCTCTGCCCAATGAGCGAGTGTAGCTGTCAGAAGCGAGCCCTccctcatctctccctctctctcccccctctcctctctctctctctcgctccctccctCAGCTCGGACTCTATCCATCGTGCACTAATAAAGGAGAGGTCCGGCGCGAGCATCCGACCCAGCACAGAGTCACAGAGCCGACACAACCGCAGCCAGTGTACCATTTAACAACATTTGGCTCTTATTTCTCTGCCTCTGAATTAAACAAAAAGCCAAGGATAAGAGGGGAACTCCGACACTTGTTGCACGCCTCGCCAGGTAAACCTCCCCGTTGAAAATCAGAAGTCGTCAGTAGAGAGTCTGGTGCGCACATGGCACCGAAAATGCGCTCCTCACTCTGCTGACAGCCGCGCAACATGGAACCACATACTGGATGAATGAGGCCTACACACTGTATGAGCCTTTGACTTACTTCATCTGACCCTTTTCTATTGAGGTTTtgaaatttattttatttttaaaaaagtttttggGAACGTTTTGgggacaaaaaaagaggaaacgTCATGCTGGGGTTAAACAGGATTCTCAGCCTTCGGGCAGCTCGGATTCAGCGCTCTGGTTCCCCGGGAGCCAGACTCTCATCCCGGTCTCCTTCGTGCCAGAACTCGGGTGCCAGTTCGAGGATTTATTGTGCgtgtctgttgctgctgctgctcatgaCGCCTCGGGTGGACTCCTCTTGGTGGTGAGTCTGCATCTATCACACATGAAGGCCTGTGCTGTACCTGTCTGCCACCTTGATTTATGATTGATTGAAATCGTACATTTGGCTTAAcacttaaaaataataacaataatattaaGTGCCGCATACATATTAGTTTTAGGGTCTTGATGTCAGCATtacatttactttttaaatattaaacagcagcagaagtccAATATATGTGCATAAGCCTATCAGAACATGTATTATGATACTGTAGATGAGGAACTTTTAAcgttcatcattattattattacttgtaCTTTTTGGTGCAAATAATCTTAATACATGGGAGTTgattatgtatatatgtatattcttTTTTGCCTTGTAATTTTATGGGGTAATGAAAGCAAGGAAAAACTCTTAATGTCATTATTTAATTCAATTCCAATTGACTTACTCCTTTAAAAGTGAGCAAAGAAACACGGCGgagcattaaaaataaattagatTAAGTTATAGGTTTGTGAATGAGATTCAAGCTCCTTTAAGATTTTTAGCGTCTCTAAAATCATTTTCTCCGTGTCAGTTTGTTGGCCTGCCATGTTGAGTAATAATAATAGAGCgataaatgtaatttatgtCGGTGCTGTTGGCTGCTGCGCGTGTTCAGCTCAGCTGGAGCCCGCATTCGACAGTCATTAATTCACCAGGTATaccgcgcgcgcgcgcgcgcacacacacacacacacacacgcacacacacacacacacacacacacacgacttcACCGAAATACCCCCACAGCACCAGCCATCCAGAGCATAGGTGAGGGGTTAAAAATATCTCATTGCCTGCACAACAACATCAGCGAAATAtccgtgtgtgagtgtgtttatagGAGTAAGTGTCGGTGTGTGCTGTGGGGGTGATGGAATGCCTAATAGTTTGTGTAGATTAAAAGCAGTTATGGGGAGTcgtggggagtgtgtgtgtgtaggctctGACAGGGCATTAGTGGCTTTGGGGGTGATTTTAGTGTAGAGGAAGGTCGCTACTTTGCCTAACTGTAACTCAAATGTTTGTGAATGGTTAGTAAGTCATGATATGGACAGATCAGAGGCTTCAACACTTCAGCATAGTTACAAAAATGATTGCTGTAAATTACTGCCAGTGCAACAATATGAATAATTTATGGGACGagcttttgtcatttttgtttgaGAGCTGAAGAATGAACGTATAAGAGTCATCAGATGTAAACAGAGGAGACTCTCTCTTGTGATCCACAGTGGTTTAGAGCTGTGGATAAAGATTTACTATCCCATAAAATCCACAAGTCCACCTTGCTCtcagacagaagagagagaaaattaaGTGTGAATTGTAGCTCTGGTACTTTCCTTTGATGAGCACTctgttctttttcctcctctctaaTCCCACTCTGGGGAGTAGAGAGTCTCTAGTATCCATCCTCTCGCCCAGCCTCATAAAAAACACGACCACACAGCTACACGCTCCCTGGCCTCCCCTCGCTGACCCGCCAAAGCCCTGCAGCCACCAAGCTGCAAGAGGTCTtctgcactcagacacagaggcTTGATTAGAGTTTATTTTGGCTGAGCTCTATAGAGCATCTATCTTGACAGGATACTGTAAAAGTTGGTTTTATTTGGGGCATGAGTAAAGATTGGAATACACATGCAGGAGAACAGTGAGTAAGATGAGAGCAATTAGgcaaaagacagagaggagtaaAGTGAGTAAAAGGGTCTGAGTTTGACAGGGTTATTGGAGACCCTGGCATTTGTGCTTTGATTTGTGATGACATGATTTCGACTTTGCCGTTGGGAAACATTTAAacgcacatacacatgcaggtCGTGTGGGGAGAGGTTAAGTGCGTATTTATTTGGAGAGCGGAGTAAATGGTTTCCACTCCCCTCCTACTCGCAAACCTTAAACTGTTAAGTGTAGTGAACTCTGACTCACAGAGGACTGTTACTGCAGCTCTCCTCCATGCCACTCACCACCTATGAGTATGTGTGCATCCACTTGTgtatacacattcatacaggtCTGCTGGCTCCTGCATATAAATCCTTCAATAGGAAAAGAACGAttgtgttaatttttttttcacgtTTTTGGCACATTCAGGTACATTGGTGCATTAGGGGCCCGTGTTATCTGTGATAACATCCCCGGCCTGGTGAACAAGCAGCGGCAACTCTGTCAACGCCACCCTGACATCATGCAGGCCATTGGTGAGGGCACCAAGGAGTGGATCAGAGAGTGCCAGCATCAGTTCAGACACCACCGATGGAACTGCAGCACATTGGACCGTGATCACACTGTCTTTGGACGTGTCTTGCTACGGAGTAAGTCTGTCTGATTGTCCAGAGATCCATTCATGTCTGTCCTTCTCACCTGTCTTGTTCACTTTTTCTGTGGTCTCTATCTTTCCTGTTCTTTCCGCGGTCATTGCTCCTCTTATGTTTGCTGGTTCCCTGTGTTTATAGTCACTAATGGACTGTTGTAATGCTTTACGCCTCGTCAATAAACACACAGGCTTCAAGACGTGGGCTTGTCGTCATCTTGTTTTTACACTCCTGCAAGACCACTTCGCTTTGTAACACAGTTATGCaaatacatgcatgcacatggGTGCATAAGCATGTTCACATACAGTACTGTGCCACAGTCTTTAGAGTCAGTGCATGCACTATAGCTGTATATGGCCACAATATCAGGGACATGGgctttaaataaatatacaggCAGGTGGCATTAGTGTCTTGTGAGGCCATTTGGTGCTTTAGCATGAAAGTAGATCATTGTTGCATTCTGAGTCAAAGCATTGAAGCAGTAGTGCACCTGCAAGTTACTGAGTAAAACCTATCTCTATGATGCTAAATCTTCAGACTAAGGCAAGACTGCAGGTTGCATAAAAAGGTTCGTGCACAAACGTAAGTTTTTGACGTCACTCATTTTCCGTGGCTTGTTATTGTGCCTCTTCCAGCCATCCCAAGCATGTGTGGGGGCCAACGGTGCatggaaaaaagcagcagatatGGAGATACaggctctgtgcatgtgtgtgtgtgcggggtgAAGAGGAATAAACAGTTATGTGGATGTAAATATTTAGAGAGATATTCTCACTGTCAGACAAACAGTGCAGGTTTGAAGGATCACCAGAAATGCCCTCCGCAgtcctcctccacccacccatcctGCTCCCACCTCATCCACCCTCACACATACTCAGCACTCACTGGTCCATCTCCTTACTTTATGAATGTAATGGGGCACGCTAGTTTAAACAGAACAAGCAGGTTACGTCACACAAACTTTATCTTCACAATTTTAGGAGTTTGTTGTTCCTTGCTACCTTGCATTGTAAGATTACATTTTCCTTTTTAGTGATTTACTAAGATGTTCACCTATAGACAGTGATCACCTGCCAAACAAACTTGTTGAAAATGCCTACTTTCTACATACAGCTTCCGAGGGTGACTTTGGATTGTTCTGTATGACACATTTCTGGTGCGTTAGGTTAGCTCATACAAAATCAGATGGATGGATCCAATGCTTTGTGTGTGAACAGAGTCAAAAGAAGGTGTATGAATGCTGAATGTGCAGTCAATGTGTTGCATAACTGTTTATGTATATTTTGGCCTAGGGCGGTGCTAAATTAAACCTAAGGTAGAAATCTACAACAGAAAGAACACGTAGAGAATGTGGCCTGCTGGTGAATTGAGGGAAAAGATTGGAATTCATGCTTTAAGAATCATAAATATCCACAGCCAATTTAATATAGATTAACTTTTTAGATGATTGTCATATTTCAAAGCATTGTTTCCAGATGGTTTCTCATGGCCCAACATCATTAGAAGCCTTGAATATCTTTATCAAATTTTATGGCTGATGGCAGTTTAAATATCCTGTTCTGGGCAGACTTAGACTCAGAATGATCATTTGTTTGAGCCCTATGAAAATGGACACAGTTGTTTTTACTTTACATGCAGCATTTAACTTAAATCATTTTTGTTTACTATGTTGCCCAAAGGTGAACAAGTTCATGTCATCTGCCATATTGTGTTTTTTGAGGGGGCATTCCTTCTCAGAGGCTGCAAAAAGCAACTGTGACCAAACACTATATCtaattctctgtgtgtctttggccACACAATAGATGAGTCATAATCTAAAGAACTTAAGGAAACCAGAAAAGAACAGATGAGCAGAGCAATGGTAGATAATGCTGTCATGACATCACCCTGGCGCTGATTAATGGGGTATCACTGTGTCTGTATTTAAACAATTTATGTGAGTAGAGGAGAGCCCCGCAGCTAGGATTATTTCCATGATAATATTTAAACAGAGCTGGTCTATACTCCACATTAGGCCTGATATGCCCCGTCAGCTGCACCTTCATGTCCTGATGGCTCACACCCAGGCCTTGTCATGGCATTATGTGTATCTGTGAATGCATGATAACAAGTGGGCTGGAGTGCTCCTAGTCCTTGGCACTTAGAGAATCTATTGCATGGCGTGATATGGCTAAGTGCAGCTTTTGTAttcaaaaacagatttttgttaTTCTAACCTTGTGTCTTTTTCGGTTTTGCTTTCCGACTCTCCTTCTCAGGCAGCCGCGAAGCAGCATTTGTCTACGCCATCTCCTCTGCGGGTGTGGTGTACGCACTTACTCGTGCTTGCAGCCAGGGGGAGCTGAAAACTTGTAACTGTGACCCACATAAACGAGGACGTGCGAGTGACGAGAGAGGAGAGTTCGACTGGGGCGGCTGCAGTGACAATATCAACTATGGGATAAAGTTTGCCAAAGCCTTCATAGATGCTAAAGAAAGGACTGTCCGAGATGCTCGGGCACTCATGAACCTACACAACAACCGCTGCGGCAGAACAGTAAGTTTAGTAAGGAAATTAGCCACGACAATTAGTCACAATTTTcccatcaaaattaaaataaagcaTAAATCAATAACATACTATATCAGAGGCAACACTGGAACACTGGCTTTGAAGCAAGATTAAAATACTCACAATTTTATTTGCACATTTCACATGTGTAGCGCTATCTTGTGTGAATGCAGATGGTAACGTCATTGGGTTGGTTGCTGTGGAGGTGACAGTAGTTTggattagctaaccagcagtaaCCACTTTGACAACGACTATTAAGCCAAAAGTAATACAAGATTGTCCACTTCCATGCTTTGTCTCTCTAAGGTGCAAGTGGTTTATTTGCTTGTGGCACTAAGAATTAGAGAACTTTGCTGTTAGCTGCAATGCTACCATTTGTTGTGACCCCCGTGTGTATGGTCATTGTaaaagctgtcactgttggttAGTTAACACCAGCCACTGTTGGATTCCACGCAGAGAGATGGATACTATcttttatattatgccaacttcAGTCAGTGCTTCGTTTTATCTGtaaaaaataactttaaaaGAGGTTTTCATAGAATGTATCAATTACTGAGGCAATTATTCATAAAATATATGGTCAAATTTAattcaaatttaattaaaaatggcTGAAACAACATCAGTAATGAACACTCTGTCATTCAGGCTGTTAAGCGTTTCATGAAGCTGAAGTGTAAATGTCACGGGGTGAGTGGCTCCTGCACACTGCGGACATGTTGGATGGCCATGGCGGACTTCAGAAAGACGGGAGACTACCTAAGAAGGAAATACAATGGGGCCATCGAGGTGACGATGAATCAGGATGGGACGGGTTTCGCTGTAGCTAACAAAGCCTTCAGGAAGGCCACCAAAAATGACCTGGTCTACTTTGAGAACTCACCGGATTATTGTCTGCAAGACAAAGCTGCAGGtaagacagcagaggagactgAAAGACTGAGGAGCAGTTTCTCATGGATGTTGATGGATTGCCCCGACTGTGTTATGTTTTAGGGGTGTtatgtgtatgttgtgtgtagGTTCATGCATGactagtgtgtttgtgtgtgtgaatgttggtgtatgtgtgtgtaatggtaGTCAGATAACACAGCAGGCCTCCTGTGTGATGTCTGTGGAAGCTAATATCCTTGTACCCTGGGGACACAGTCATTTTCTGACGACCTGACCTCTGTCAGTctctttcaacacacacacacacacatacatatgcacACAACACTGTGGTCAGTGGATATCTTATCAACCTTCACACTTAATCATGTGCATAGACAACACACTGTAACATTTTTGGTGATATCTGACATTACCACCATCATTCAAAAGCTCTATCCACTTCCTCCTTGTCCATAATTCTTTTGTTTGTCCCCTCATCCatcctccccctctttctcaCCTTCTCAGTGGAATCCACAGCCTAGGGACACAAGcagctaatttaaaaaaaaaaaaaaaaacaccttcttctgtctgtcacagtctctctccctctctgtctgtctgaactaAGCATAGCTGGAGGGCAGAGTGGGCCTCAGAGTGTGagagcctgtctgtctgtcacgcTCCACTGTCCATTTaaccctcacacactcacacacacacacacagtggcttcAAAGGGAGCACTGGCTTGGGAAAGGCAGTGTAACTATAGGCCGCTCTACCAACACTGCatagttgtgtgtgtgggtccgTTGTTCTATGGGTAGCTTGTTGTGATAGGTAGCAGTTCAAACAGGGAGCTTCTCATACCAAACATAAGCGCTAATCTCTGTGGGGATGATATTCACATAAGACACAGACAATATGCCATGGCATTAAGTAATAGACTGCTAAACACTTTGATACACCATGCTACATTGAGGAAACATCATACCAAATAGAGAGCTAGAAAGTTCTTAGGGCAACATTAAGAACACACTGGCTTCTAAATAAACCATTAACACCAAGATAACCAAATTAGCATTTAAAAAGAATATTTTATCTGTGAGTTTGTACTTGATTTCATAAAATGTAGTTGGCAGGTGAGCCTTTTATTATACAGTAATACTCCCAAGCCAGTAATGTGTGGCTTTCATCTTCTTTTCCCAGTCTGCATGAGTGAAGCATTAACATCACCAGccttacagacacagacagagacgcTTTAGGTGATGAGAATGAACAAGGAAGGAGAAATAAAAACGCTAGATAAGGAAATCAGCACACTAAATTTTCAAAATGGATTAGTCTGTTTATCTAAAACTGTCAGAAAACTATGCAAAAGGTCCACCAGAGTTTCATTGAAAGTGACTTTTTCTGTCCTTTTCATGCAACATGTTCTGGAATCAGCACAGATATCTGACATAACAGACCAGTACGGCAGCTTAAACTTAGTTTACCTTTTTAGCTATTATCAGCTAACCGCTTTTTTACTCTTTAGGTTCCCTGGGTACTGCTGGACGCATCTGCAACAAGACATCACGTGGTACAGATGGCTGTGAGGTCATGTGCTGTGGACGTGGCTATGACACCACCAGAGTGAAGCAAATCACCAAGTGCGAGTGCAAGTTCAAATGGTGCTGTGCTGTGGAGTGTAAGGACTGTGAGGAAGCCGTGGACGTACACACATGCAAGGCCCCTAAACGAGCAGAGTGGTTGGACCAGACCTGATGTCACTTCCCCACCTCTTCTCTGCTCCCCTGTAATGCAACCCCAACCCCTTTCCCCCCCTTTTGCAGGACATCCTGTGGAACATGGAATTCTGGGAAAGTTTGTCCAAAAGTGCTCTGCGTCTCCGCCCTCCCTTTCCCCCGTTCTCAACTCATTGCATGGCTTTTCTACCAGTGTCTGTGAAAGCACTAGAATCCAGTACCCAACAATATGAATTAATGCCCATTAGCCCCTATTTGTGAATGTGCCTGTGACTGAGCTACTGGGATCAGATGAACAGTGATACACTTTGGGGTTTGGATTTGGCTTTTATCGAAGATTCAGTCCAAGTGGCCTTTTATTTCTAGTGCATCGTTCTGGGTTAAATTGTTTTGCTGCTTTCATGATGCTTTAAAGACTAATTTTTACATTAACTGAGCCTTCAAACATATCCAGTATTATTGCAACAACATCATATACTCAcataattttgttttattttttgaggGGGTAAATGCATTTTTATCTACCAAAAAGAATACTTGGTTGGACTTTGGGATGTAGCTTGGTAAGTGCAATTTTAGAAGTGGACAACAAAGTGTATGTTGGGCTCTGTGTGGCCATGCAGGAGTCCATGCAGAGGACTAACAGGGAGATGGACACCAGATGAATAAATGGACGGATTCGTCATTGAGACTTTAAATgcaactgtaaaaaaacaacaaaaaaggaacaaaaaaaagatgtttaaagTGATTTATTTAAATTGTAAAGTGTTGTTTCATTTCTCATCTGTGGATGAGACTGCACTAAATTGGCTGACATTAGAAGAGAGAAGAGCACTCCCATTACTGTGATTATATGGTGTACTTAGTTTTCAGCGTGTAAGACGACAAACTGCTGCTGAGAAGAAAACTAAGGCCTTGGTGGTCATTCAGTCATACGTAACCACAGCATCTGATGGATGTCACTTCTCTGCTCTTCAGCTTGCTTGTATAGCATTGTGTATTTTCCCTTATCTAAACAGATGTTCATATGAAATATATGGTGCATTAGTATGACACTggaatctttgttttttgttcagatGAACAAACGTATTATGCAGACAGATCAAAATGAATCAGTGTGAATGAGTGGAAGTGAGTTTTGTTGCACTGCAGTCACAAacgtcacaaacacacacacacacagtaatagagGCGGAGAGTCATTGGAACCCtaataatacaatatatatcAGTAACAAAGGCTGATTCTGTGTGGATTTGGGTGGGGTGTGTTATATCAGTCAAGGGGAGAGAAGTGTTTGATTAAAGGCCCAGCCTAAACCCCAACCCCTGCTGGCTCTATCCCACCCCTCACTATGTGGAATTCCAGGTGGGTCCCAGGCTAATGACTAGATGGCTGTAATTACCCAGGGCTGTTGATAGCTGGTGATTGGACATGGTTGTGCCACAGAGGACCTAGTGTGGTCTCCTGCTGGGACCACATTTAATCAAAGGCTTCTTGGCTGGCTTATCAAAGGGAATACTTTCCAGCAATCTTCTCTGCCTCTGCCCCCTCTGCTCCCCAGACTACCAGTCCAGTTCTGTTATATTAGAGTGCAGAGACGTCTGATAAAGTGAACTACAGGATAACGCTCGACAAAGATAAAAGTAGTGTGTAAACTCAATTTGGTTTCTTTCTACTGAGCAAACATGTACTGTCCTGTAACAATTCCCTGCAAGGTTCTAACATAGCATGCTGTGAGTGTgcaggcagaggaggatgaaggatcAAACACATTCAGTTTCTGAGCGTTCTCACCCATTGCAAGCTATTTCTTGTAATGCTGCTTTATAATTAAAGTTTTTAATTGAATAATATTAGTTCACCTTTCAAACTTATTTTTCCTGCAACAAAGGAGCCCTCAGCATTCTAGAAGTGGTCTTTTAATAGTCATGGGAGGCCAATATTGTTAGATAAGATAAGCTTTATTGTCCCTCGGGGTAATATTATCAAGCCGTCACTGAGACTATTCTAGTGCCAGCGTCCTGTGGCAGAGTCTATCTGTGTCCTGGATGCCAGGCCGAGAGCATTCCTGTTGCAGAGTATCACAGACAAACCATTAGTCTTCTCAACTGCCAGGGAGAGGAGTGGAAAACTGTGCCGAAATGGCATCAAGTTGAGACAGACGGCTTAAAAGATACTTTGAtctactttttttaaatatgtttccATGACTGCCGTTGGTTATGATAACATCAAATGAATTCCAGAGGCATAAGAATTTCCCGAAAACTTAAGGTTATCCAGATACCAAAAGTATGACTCAAACTTTAAACATCTCATTTTAGAGACGACTGTGAATTTAATAGCTGTCCAGGGATGATTATAGAGTTATCATTGGACGTCTCAGGTGAACTACATTAACGCCTTAAATGTCTTAATTTTCACACCATTGTCACGTTTACGGATTTTATTAACTTATTGGTTGACcaaaaatggttaaaaaaaagctgtgtaTTCTATTATCATATCTGTTATTATATCAAaacaacacccagaatgcacctaGACCTACACCTGCACCGGGGAGACGTGCTTGTGTTTTGGTTGCGGGCAAGACACTTAGCTGTTGTGATCTCCTTCTCCTATGTTTTTCCCCTCTGCACTTTTCCTGTATAAGTCCACCATTAAGTTGTGAATCCATAACAatcatgcaacaaaaaaaacccagatgTGCAGTTTGTAGCATGAACCCGCAGCCTTAGAATTCCATTGGGTGAGGTAAAGATTGTCCTTTCAGCTTTCAAGTggtacactgacacac is part of the Parambassis ranga chromosome 7, fParRan2.1, whole genome shotgun sequence genome and harbors:
- the LOC114438171 gene encoding protein Wnt-2b-A; the encoded protein is MLGLNRILSLRAARIQRSGSPGARLSSRSPSCQNSGASSRIYCACLLLLLLMTPRVDSSWWYIGALGARVICDNIPGLVNKQRQLCQRHPDIMQAIGEGTKEWIRECQHQFRHHRWNCSTLDRDHTVFGRVLLRSSREAAFVYAISSAGVVYALTRACSQGELKTCNCDPHKRGRASDERGEFDWGGCSDNINYGIKFAKAFIDAKERTVRDARALMNLHNNRCGRTAVKRFMKLKCKCHGVSGSCTLRTCWMAMADFRKTGDYLRRKYNGAIEVTMNQDGTGFAVANKAFRKATKNDLVYFENSPDYCLQDKAAGSLGTAGRICNKTSRGTDGCEVMCCGRGYDTTRVKQITKCECKFKWCCAVECKDCEEAVDVHTCKAPKRAEWLDQT